The following DNA comes from Glaciihabitans arcticus.
CCAGGCGCCGCCCTTGGACTGGCGAGCCGTGAAGATCATGCGGGCGACGAAATAGCCGACCGGGGTCAGGATCATCCAGGCGGCGGATGCGGCGCGCGCGTGTCCAGCGCGGATCAGCTCGCTGCGGTCACGCGCCGCAAGGGCGAAGGACACGAGCGTCGCGACGGCTACTATGCCGACCTGCGCGAAGCGCGAGTAGAACTCCGGGTAGAACAGCACGATGCCCACTCCGACGCCCACCATGAGTAGTGGCAGCAGCGCGATGAGCCAGGCGGCGGCGGTGTAGGTGCGGGCGGGCTTCAGATCGGTGCCCTTGCGGACCTCCGGGATCATGGCGAACGGCTGGTAGCTGGAGCCCAGGCCGGGTGCGGACAGTGTCGTACCCGAGAAGCCCAGCGCGGGAGTGGTCGTCGGCACCGCGAAAGCGGCGGTCTCGGGAACACGGTAGGCCGGTACGAGCGCGACGGGCGCCTCGAGCAGCGAGACGGCGCTCGGCCAGGTCGGTGCGAGCGCAGAGACGGAGGGTGCGGTGACCGCTGGAGCCACAACCGGCGGCGCGGCTGCGGGAGCGGGCGCGAGGAGGTCGTTGCTGAGACCCTGGGTGAACGCGGCCAGCGTCGCGGCGCGAGAGGCCGCGACCGAGATCTCCTCCTCCGTCGACATCGTCGGCGACGCGGCGCCGTAGTCGGCACGGTCGTAGGCGATACCGAGCGCGGAGGACTGGGTAGCGAGGTCGAGGGCGCGCTGAGCGCGGGGACGGCTCGACTGCGGAAGGGAGGTGCCCTCAGGAGGCGTAGCGATGCCGCTGTGGCCCTGTACGACAGGACGGTGCGCCTGGGGGGCCACCGGAGCGGCGGATGGCACGGGGGTCGAGAGCACAGGGGTCGATAGCACAGGGGCGGGCGTGGGCGCGAGAGCGAGGCGTACGTCGGCGGCGGGCAGCGCGGCGACTCCCGGGCCTGGCAGGTGAGCCAACGACGGGTATGCGGGGCT
Coding sequences within:
- a CDS encoding DUF2510 domain-containing protein; translated protein: MAPGWYPDPDGRPHQRWFNGADWTSELAPSGSNPPRLSVVGDASYAPTPAPAPAYSAAPSPMPTMLATAPPPVASQGQYGISSLPAYAPDAPVAPSYGVQTSSAFQTAPAAPPASPAYPSLAHLPGPGVAALPAADVRLALAPTPAPVLSTPVLSTPVPSAAPVAPQAHRPVVQGHSGIATPPEGTSLPQSSRPRAQRALDLATQSSALGIAYDRADYGAASPTMSTEEEISVAASRAATLAAFTQGLSNDLLAPAPAAAPPVVAPAVTAPSVSALAPTWPSAVSLLEAPVALVPAYRVPETAAFAVPTTTPALGFSGTTLSAPGLGSSYQPFAMIPEVRKGTDLKPARTYTAAAWLIALLPLLMVGVGVGIVLFYPEFYSRFAQVGIVAVATLVSFALAARDRSELIRAGHARAASAAWMILTPVGYFVARMIFTARQSKGGAWPLVLFIAVVGASVFGIMQLPEWAPALLLTPAG